The stretch of DNA CCGGGTCTTTAGACCCGGCGTGTCCGCTTGTTTCAGAACGCGAAACGAATCCCGCCGTTGAGCGTTCTGCCCTCGAGGGGCGCCCAGGCGGAGACGACGAGTTGGCCGATGGGGCTCGCGACGGGGCGAAGCAGCGGGTTGTAGTCGGACTGGCGGACGTCGGTCAGGTTCTCGAGATTCAGAAACGCGCGCAAACGGCCGAAGCGGCGTTCGGCGAGCAGACCAATGATGGTGTACGGCGCGCTTTCGGTGCGGTATGGGTTGTCTTCAAGTTGCTGGACGCCGGTGCGGTACACCTCCAGCCCGACGCGGGCCACGCCGTGTTTCTCCCATGCCGCAATCAGACTGAACGTCCTCCTGGGCGTGAGCGGGACGTTCTCACGGGGCATACCCGCCAGGTCGCCAGCCTGTGTGGCATTGACCCATGTATGCGTCGCTGTCGCCACCCACGGACCACTGCGGAAGCGGCCGAACAGCTCGGCGCCCCAGGTGCGCGTGGACGACGCGGTCCCCTGCGGCTGGTTGAACACCTCGAGCCGGGGAGGGCCGTTGGTGAAAACATGCGCGACCACAGGAGAGTGAATCCGCGAGCCGAACCACGTACCCGACACCTCCACCGCACCAACTTTGCGGCTGACGTCCGCTGACCAGGTCTCGGCGGTTTCCGCGCGCTCGAGGCGCACAGCGCCAACCCGCGTCACGCCGACTTCTTCCACCTCATCCACGAACACCGTGGGCGCGAACGCACCGCGGCCCGCCGAGAATCGCACATCCCACTCGCCAGGCTGCAATCGCAACGACGCCCTCGGGCTCCACAGGGCGCCGTACTCAGGATGCGCGTCCACGCGCGCACTCACCGAAAACGACACGGCCGGCGCGAGCGCGATGTCGTCCTGCACAAAGACGCCGGGAGTGGTCCAGCTGTAGTCGAACCCCGGGGCCAGCAGGTTGCGGTACTTCTGCAGTTCGACCGCCCCACCCACCACAATCAGGTGCCGGCCGAACGCCCGGCTTAGCGACGCCTCTGCCATCCCAAAGGTGTGGTCATCGTCGTACGCGTTGGTACCGAAGTCGTGATTGTGGTCGAGGAGAGAGAGGGCGCTTTTGGCAATCACCACGCCGCCGGCCGCACTTCGACGCCAGATGAGGCCCGCATCCGCGCGAGTCGTGTCCACCGACTGGACGGCGCTGGCGGCGGCGAGTCCACCGCCCCGACGCGACTCCACCGTCACGCCGCCCGACATATCCAGCGATCCGTGTTCGCCTGACGCAAACGTCAACTTCGGCCGCGC from Acidobacteriota bacterium encodes:
- a CDS encoding TonB-dependent receptor, translated to MFPILVVAIAIGTQLTPVLVTVRHDDAPVAGAVVTCAAAKVETDAQGRATVPVPAAGCTLVVSREGLMPFSQAVGATSPPLIVELEEDLEVEEEVIVTATRSGRLASDQATRVEVVVREEIEEKLLMTPGDIVMLLNETSGIRLQPTAPALGAASVRVQGMPGRFTSVLTDGLPINGTQVASLGLLQIPPMDLQQVEVIKGAASALYGPSALGGVINLVTRRPTPEHAGEALLNVTSRSGADALLWLSGPVRPEWGYTLLAGAHGQDASDVDADRWADLPRYRRFIARPKLTFASGEHGSLDMSGGVTVESRRGGGLAAASAVQSVDTTRADAGLIWRRSAAGGVVIAKSALSLLDHNHDFGTNAYDDDHTFGMAEASLSRAFGRHLIVVGGAVELQKYRNLLAPGFDYSWTTPGVFVQDDIALAPAVSFSVSARVDAHPEYGALWSPRASLRLQPGEWDVRFSAGRGAFAPTVFVDEVEEVGVTRVGAVRLERAETAETWSADVSRKVGAVEVSGTWFGSRIHSPVVAHVFTNGPPRLEVFNQPQGTASSTRTWGAELFGRFRSGPWVATATHTWVNATQAGDLAGMPRENVPLTPRRTFSLIAAWEKHGVARVGLEVYRTGVQQLEDNPYRTESAPYTIIGLLAERRFGRLRAFLNLENLTDVRQSDYNPLLRPVASPIGQLVVSAWAPLEGRTLNGGIRFAF